In Nymphaea colorata isolate Beijing-Zhang1983 chromosome 3, ASM883128v2, whole genome shotgun sequence, a genomic segment contains:
- the LOC116251041 gene encoding probable glycosyltransferase At5g03795, which translates to MRLFWSSSSSSLVLLVPLIVVVLVVSVVDPSHSWLASKLPWIDSPLLSSSSSSLLKSSVRYSSPPPQALHAREGITPEVQPVFSSFSVALSPSPLALHETQESPLPSPALPVFQNSTSLSSSSLPPTSAAAPLASRQAAQREDVNLDKVESRRKRRFSKLGQIEAALARARTAIRDASLYGNQTSIIDADYTPWGPIYRNPSKFHRSYIEMEKVFKIYVYKEGEPPLVHDGPCRSIYSTEGRFIHEMDKGNRFITKDPEEAHAFFLPFSIVKMVRFIYNRHRRDAGPIKRFVADYIDVVSKKYGYWERNLGADHFMVSCHDWGPMASTANSYLYHNSIRVLCNANTSEGFNPSKDAALPEINMRTDKLSRMIGGPSPSRRPILAFFAGGVHGPIRPVLLDQWKDKDNDVRVYEYLPKNLNYYDLMRKSKYCLCPSGYEVASPRIVEAIYLECVPVTISEGYVPPFSDVLNWNSFSVNVPLSEIGNLKKILMGISTRRYLTMHRRVKLVRRHFMVNSPPKRYDLFHMILHSVWLRRLNQRPGLGLQELDR; encoded by the exons atGAGACTGTTCTGGagctcgtcttcctcttctctggTGTTGTTGGTACCTTTGATAGTTGTAGTTCTGGTGGTTTCCGTAGTTGATCCGAGCCACTCTTGGTTAGCATCAAAGcttccatggatagactcaccactcctttcttcttcctcttcttctttgttaAAATCTTCTGTCAGATATTCATCACCGCCACCCCAGGCCTTGCATGCCAGAGAGGGCATCACACCAGAAGTACAGCctgtattttcttctttctcagtGGCTCTTTCGCCGTCGCCTCTGGCTTTGCATGAGACACAGGAGAGTCCCCTACCGAGCCCTGCTCTTCCGGTGTTCCAGAATTCTACTTCCTTGTCATCTTCATCTCTGCCTCCAACCAGCGCCGCCGCACCACTTGCTTCTCGACAG GCTGCACAAAGGGAGGATGTAAACCTTGACAAAGTGGAGAGCAGGAGGAAGAGGAGATTCAGTAAATTGGGTCAAATTGAAGCAGCTCTTGCACGAGCTAGAACAGCCATCCGAGATGCTTCTCTTTATGGAAATCAGACTTCCATAATAGACGCAGATTACACCCCTTGGGGACCAATTTACAGGAATCCATCCAAGTTTCACAG AAGCTATATTGAAATGGAGAAAGTATTTAAGATCTATGTATACAAAGAAGGGGAGCCTCCATTGGTGCATGATGGCCCATGCAGGAGCATATACTCTACGGAAGGTCGATTCATTCATGAGATGGACAAAGGAAATAGATTCATTACAAAGGATCCAGAAGAAGCTCATGCCTTCTTTCTCCCCTTCAGTATAGTAAAGATGGTCCGCTTCATTTACAACCGCCACAGGCGCGACGCCGGGCCAATCAAGCGCTTTGTGGCCGATTACATCGATGTAGTTTCGAAGAAATATGGGTATTGGGAGAGAAATCTCGGTGCAGATCATTTCATGGTTTCCTGCCATGACTGG GGGCCGATGGCGTCTACTGCGAACTCCTATCTTTACCACAACTCAATTCGAGTCCTTTGCAATGCTAACACCTCTGAAGGGTTCAATCCATCCAAAGATGCTGCTCTGCCAGAAATCAATATGAGAACTGATAAACTGAGCAGGATGATTGGAGGTCCGTCGCCTTCTCGCCGGCCGATCCTTGCTTTCTTTGCCGGAGGAGTGCACGGTCCGATCAGGCCGGTCCTGTTGGACCAATGGAAGGACAAGGATAACGATGTCAGGGTCTACGAGTACCTGCCCAAGAACCTGAATTACTATGATCTGATGAGGAAGAGCAAGTATTGCCTCTGCCCATCAGGGTATGAAGTTGCAAGCCCGAGAATTGTGGAAGCCATCTACCTGGAGTGTGTACCGGTCACCATCTCAGAGGGCTACGTGCCTCCCTTCAGCGACGTGCTGAACTGGAACTCGTTTTCCGTCAACGTGCCGCTGTCGGAGATCGGAAACTTGAAGAAGATCCTGATGGGGATCTCAACGAGGAGGTACCTGACGATGCACAGGAGAGTGAAGCTGGTGCGGAGGCACTTCATGGTGAACAGCCCTCCAAAGAGATATGATCTCTTCCACATGATCCTTCACTCTGTGTGGCTCAGAAGACTCAACCAACGGCCGGGTCTTGGCTTGCAAGAGTTAGACAGATGA